A region of Macaca thibetana thibetana isolate TM-01 chromosome 20, ASM2454274v1, whole genome shotgun sequence DNA encodes the following proteins:
- the PRR35 gene encoding proline-rich protein 35 encodes MSREAGSCRVGTGARARSRKPKKPHYIPRPWGKPYNYKCFQCPFTCLEKSHLYNHMKYSLCKDSLSLLLDSPDWACRRGSATPRPRAPTPDRPEEPDPGRQPQGAQPLDAVPTPDLVVADVRSLHRGGGPKPRAEGSPGPPLPVARAIRKGPGPSGLLPESWKLGMGGGPRGVAAGDVASAGPEGSVPCYPPPAPGEFPEAQSLHLSLLGVNYPLSPGLCSFLGPSLAAAAHVPFLASASPLLPPAAAFPAAQPPQRPTLGPRLYYPLLLEHTLGLPAGKAALAKAPVSPKSTPGTLVPGLLKVPVPGLGPWPRVTPRDPGQEGELERAAQSDPRKRLSLGSRLELPKAPPSLTRFCSRSSLPTSPSVTLWPEDREPGGPETPGPEGPLPPQPRGPVPGSPEHVGEDLTRALGDYARVERRLGQLGPAGGLAPRPLREQLGKIRLELLTIHRALERAARPPDAPLDLSVKRAPAKGPQALGEAWGQPELSPMLTRGTPEPPSMLGPAVPQPFSSHTTKCEADSSVPPPGLPLPASDDPVIPGSGWGTCVTTGSSQTPEAVCGLQSPRGAEV; translated from the exons ATGTCACGGGAGGCAGGCTCATGCCGCGTAGGCACAGGGGCGAGGGCACGGTCTCGGAAGCCCAAGAAGCCACACTACATCCCGCGGCCCTGGGGCAAACCCTACAACTACAAATGCTTCCAGTGCCCCTTCACCTGCCTGGAGAAGTCGCACCTCTACAACCACATGAAGTACAGCCTCTGCAAGGACTCCCTGTCGCTGCTGCTGGACTCCCCGGACTGGGCATGCCGCCGCGGCTCCGCCACACCCAGGCCCCGTGCACCCACCCCAGACCGTCCCGAGGAGCCCGACCCCGGCAGGCAACCCCAGGGAGCGCAGCCCTTGGATGCTGTCCCCACGCCTGACCTCGTGGTCGCTGATGTCCGCTCCCTGCACCGTGGCGGAGGCCCCAAGCCCAGGGCCGAGGGGTCCCCAGGGCCACCACTCCCTGTGGCTAGGGCCATCCGGAAGGGTCCCGGCCCCAGTGGGCTCCTGCCTGAGTCGTGGAagctggggatgggagggggcCCAAGGGGCGTGGCTGCAGGGGATGTGGCCTCAGCGGGCCCTGAGGGCAGCGTCCCCTGCTATCCCCCGCCTGCCCCAGGGGAGTTCCCTGAGGCCCAGAGCCTCCACCTGTCTCTGCTGGGCGTCAACTACCCGCTCAGCCCAGGCCTCTGCTCCTTCTTGGGGCCCTCACTGGCCGCTGCGGCCCACGTGCCCttcctggcctcagccagccccctgctgcctccGGCTGCGGCCTTCCCAGCTGCGCAGCCCCCTCAGCGCCCCACCCTGGGCCCCCGCCTGTACTACCCACTGCTTCTGGAGCACACTCTGGGGTTGCCAGCAGGCAAAGCTGCCCTTGCCAAGGCCCCTGTCTCCCCCAAGAGCACCCCTGGGACTCTAGTTCCTGGTCTGCTGAAGGTGCCAGTTCCAGGGCTGGGGCCATGGCCCCGAGTCACCCCCAGGGACCCAGGGCAGGAGGGGGAGCTGGAGCGGGCAGCCCAGAGTGACCCCAGGAAGAGGCTGTCCCTGGGAAGCAGGCTGGAGCTCCCGAAGGCACCCCCCAGCCTGACGAGGTTCTGTTCCCGGAGCAG CCTGCCCACCAGCCCCTCTGTGACGCTGTGGCCTGAGGACAGGGAGCCAGGCGGCCCTGAAACCCCCGGCCCCGAGGGCCCCCTCCCACCGCAGCCACGGGGCCCAGTGCCAGGAAGCCCAGAGCATGTGGGTGAAGACCTGACCCGGGCCCTCGGTGACTACGCCAGGGTGGAACGGCGCCTGGGGCAGCTGGGGCCTGCGGGGGGCCTGGCCCCAAGACCCCTGCGGGAGCAGTTGGGCAAGATCCGCCTGGAGCTGCTCACCATCCACCGGGCACTGGAGCGGGCCGCGAGGCCACCCGACGCACCCCTCGACCTGTCTGTGAAACGTGCGCCTGCCAAGGGGCCCCAGGCTCTTGGAGAGGCGTGGGGGCAGCCCGAGCTGAGTCCCATGTTGACCAGGGGTACCCCCGAGCCACCCAGCATGCTGGGCCCTGCAGTGCCCCAACCCTTCTCCAGCCACACCACAAAGTGTGAGGCCGACTCCAGTGTCCCACCCCCGGGGCTCCCCCTCCCGGCCTCAGATGATCCTGTCATTCCTGGCAGTGGCTGGGGCACCTGTGTTACCACAGGGAGTTCCCAGACCCCTGAGGCTGTCTGTGGTCTGCAGAGCCCCCGGGGCGCCGAGGTCTGA